A segment of the Myxococcales bacterium genome:
AATCGCTCGCGGCGGTCGGAAAAAAATTCGCGCGCGTGCTCAAGAGCGGCCGTACCCACCTGCAGGACGCCGTGCCGATGACGCTGGGCAGCGAATTCAAGGCCTATGCCGAGGCGATCCTGGCGTCGGTCAAACACGTCCGCCGCACGGCGCAGGATCTGTTTGAACTGGGCATCGGCGGCTCCGCGACCGGCACGGGAATGAACACCCACCCTGCTTACGCCGGCCGGATGGCGGCCGAACTGGCCCGCGAAACAGGCCTGCCGTTCCGCAAGGGCAAAGATTTGATCCACCTGATGCAGTCGCAGGCGGCGCTCGGCCGCGCTTCCGGCGCGATGCGCGATTTCGCCGTCGAATTGGGCCGCATCGCCAACGATCTGCGCCTGCTGTCCTCCGGCCCGACCACCGGCCTGGCCGAAATCAAATTGCCCGCGGTGCAGGCCGGCTCCTCGATCATGCCGGGCAAGGTCAACCCGTCGATTCCCGAAATGGTCAACATGGTTTGCTTCCACGCGATCGGCAACGATCTGACCGTCAGCCAGGCCGTGGCCGCCGGCCAGATGGAACTCAACGTCATGATGCCCATCATGGCCGAAAATCTGATCGAAGCCGTCGAAGTCCTCACCTCGGCATGCCGCCAATTGCGCCTTCGCTGCGTCGACGGCATCACCGCCGATCCGGACCGCTGCCGTCATTACGCTTACCGCAGCATGGGGCTGGCCACGGCCCTCGCGCCGTCCATCGGCTACCTGGCTTCGGCCGGAGTCATGAAGCGGGCGCTGGCGGAAGGAAAAACGGTTCCGGACCTGGTGCGCGAAGAGAAGTTGCTGACGGAAGCGGAATTGAAACGCGTGCTCGACCCGGTGCGGATGACTCGACCCGACCCCGACCTGGCCAAGGCCAAGAAAAAATAGCTGAAAATCATTCGCAATAAGCTTGATTGTTGCGGCGGCGGGCTTAAGTTTTATCTAAGTCCAGTGAGGCGTTTTATACAAGGAGAACCGCCATGATTCTGCATCGCAATGAATCCACGGTTACCCCTCAGCCTATTTCCGCGGCCGCCGGCGTTCCCTCCGCCGAGGTGAAAAACATCGGTTTGCGCGGCGTCACAATCGCCGATTCCGCCATCTGCAAAGTGGACGGCGCCAACGGGATTCTGCTTTATCGCGGCTTCGACATCAAAACGCTGGCTCAAAATGCGACCTTCGAGGAAGTCGCCCACTTGTTGTTGCGCGGCAAATTGCCGAACC
Coding sequences within it:
- a CDS encoding aspartate ammonia-lyase, translated to MRIEKDSLGPLAVPADAYWGINVARALENFPISRRKIHPRIIEAYCRIKKAAAKVNLEAGRLTKDQARAIRQAADEVLGGALRDQFVVDLFQAGAGTSTNMNANEVLCNRALEILGHPKGEYKILNPNDHVNMGQSTNDTYPTAMRLAAADALAAFYPEAEALAKSLAAVGKKFARVLKSGRTHLQDAVPMTLGSEFKAYAEAILASVKHVRRTAQDLFELGIGGSATGTGMNTHPAYAGRMAAELARETGLPFRKGKDLIHLMQSQAALGRASGAMRDFAVELGRIANDLRLLSSGPTTGLAEIKLPAVQAGSSIMPGKVNPSIPEMVNMVCFHAIGNDLTVSQAVAAGQMELNVMMPIMAENLIEAVEVLTSACRQLRLRCVDGITADPDRCRHYAYRSMGLATALAPSIGYLASAGVMKRALAEGKTVPDLVREEKLLTEAELKRVLDPVRMTRPDPDLAKAKKK